The genomic segment CGGCATCGGCATGGCCTTCTGCATCCCGCCACCGCCGCCATAGTTCGGATCGGGCATGTCGACACCGTTCTTACGCATGCACTGGGCGAACTTGAGAGCCTTGTCCTTGTCCGCCTGGGATATCTCTCCCGACGGATTCGCGCTGAACTGCTTGCAGGCGTCCATCGCCTTCTTCATGGACGCCTCGCTGCCGTTGCTGCCGATCGTCATGCCCCGCGGGTCCTCGCCCGGCTTGGGTTCCTGCACGTCCATGCCGTTGTCCCGCAGGCACTTGCGGAACTTGAGCGCCTTGTCGGCGGCGGTGTCGGCCGAGCTCTTCCCGGGCGATCCCTTCGCGTCGGAGTCCGAATCGGAGCCAGAACAGGCGGAGGCGAACAGGGCGAGAGCGGCCAGTGCCGCGGCGCCGGCGGAAACACGGTGACGATTTCTCATGGGATTCTCACTTTTCGACGGTTCCGGATAGTGACGGGAAGAGATTGACAGCCGCAGAGCTCTCGTTTCTCTAAGCGAGGTCCTTTACAACGCCGAAAGGTCCCCATCGGGTAAACAGGGGCACATGCGTGTTCTGCTGGTGGAGGACGAGGAATTCCTGGCCGAAATGGTGGCCGACGGGCTGCGCCGTGACGCCATCGCGGTGGACGTGGCGTCGGACGGCGCGGAAGGGCTGCGGAAACTCCGGTTCGGCGCCTACGACGTGCTCGTCCTGGACCGCGATCTGCCCGGGGTGCACGGCGACGAGGTCTGCCGCCGGGTGGTGGAGCAGCGGCTGCTCACCCGGGTGCTGATGCTCACCGCCGCGGGCACCGTCCGCGACCGGGTGGCGGGGCTCGGCCTGGGCGCCGACGACTACCTCACCAAGCCGTTCGCCTACGACGAGTTGCTCGCCCGGGTCCTGGCGCTGGGCCGCCGCGTACACCCCGCGCTGCCCCCGGTGATCGAACGCGCCGGCCTCGTCATGGACGGCGCGCGCCGCCAGGCGAGCCGCGACGGCCGGTATCTGAGCCTGTCCCGGAAGGAGTTCGCGGTGCTGGAGGTACTGATGCGCGCGGACGGCGCGGTCGTCAGCGGAGAGGACCTGATCGAGCAGGTGTGGGAGGAGGACACCAGCTACCGGACGAACGCGGTCCGGGTGACGCTCAGCAAGCTGCGCACCAAGCTGGGCGAGCCGCAGGTGGTGGAGACGGTGCCGGGCGTCGGCTACCGGATCGCCGACGTTCCCGTGGACCAGAACCCGGGCCCCGCCTCCGGGGGCCATGACCCGGATCCCGCCTCCCTGGACCGGCACCCCAGTCCCGCCTCCGGGGACCAGAACCCGAACTCCGCCTCCGGGGAGCGGTCATGAGCCGGCTGCGACTGCGGCTGTGGCGGCTGAGCAGTGAACGTGCCCGGCTGACGAGTCTGTACGGCGGGCTCCTGGTGCTGGCCGGCGGCGTGCTGATCGCCCTGGTGTACTCGCTGGTGCGCAGCGGGCTCTACTCCACCATCAGCCTCGCCGTCACCACGGCCGTCCCCAGCAACGGTGTGCGCGCCCCGTACGCCCTGCCGACCAGGCAGTTCGCCGAGGCCCAGCCCGCGGTGCCGATGCCGGGGGTGACGTTCGATCCCGCCAACGTGCACGCGGCGACGAAGATGATCACGACGGCGGCGGAGAGCGCGGCCCTCAGCAAACTGCTGACCGTCTCC from the Streptomyces sp. RKAG293 genome contains:
- a CDS encoding response regulator transcription factor; this translates as MRVLLVEDEEFLAEMVADGLRRDAIAVDVASDGAEGLRKLRFGAYDVLVLDRDLPGVHGDEVCRRVVEQRLLTRVLMLTAAGTVRDRVAGLGLGADDYLTKPFAYDELLARVLALGRRVHPALPPVIERAGLVMDGARRQASRDGRYLSLSRKEFAVLEVLMRADGAVVSGEDLIEQVWEEDTSYRTNAVRVTLSKLRTKLGEPQVVETVPGVGYRIADVPVDQNPGPASGGHDPDPASLDRHPSPASGDQNPNSASGERS